The Taeniopygia guttata chromosome 6, bTaeGut7.mat, whole genome shotgun sequence genome contains a region encoding:
- the BICC1 gene encoding protein bicaudal C homolog 1 isoform X3, with amino-acid sequence MSVLDTKSNRVTLKMDVSHTEHSHVIGKGGNNIKKVMEETGCHIHFPDSNRNNQAEKSNQVSIAGQPAGVESARVRIRELLPLVLMFELPIAGILQPIPDPNSPTIQHVCQTYNISVSFKQRSRMYGATVIVRGSQNNTSAVKEGTAMLLEHLAGSLASAIPVSTQLDIAAQHHLFMMGRNGSNIKHIMQRTGAQIHFPDPSNPQKKSTVYLQGTIESVCLARQYLMGCLPLVLMFDMKEEIEVEPQFITQLMEQLDVFISIKPKPKQPSKSVIVKSVERNALNMYEARKCLLGLESSGVTVVSNPSTVSCPVGLSCPGLDILSSAGLGLTGLGLLGPTTLSINTSTTPNSLLNALNSSVSPLQSPSSGTPSPTLWATSLANTNTTGFSAIPHLMIPSTAQATLTSILLSGVPNYGQNTPSPPPGLTPVEVHVNGMQSESKKGSPSLNGHVKASGIKYAALSATSLGENVLSTNHSDGVRQTSAHGASEQVAAKANSEEGCNDAFVEVGMPRSPSHSANTSDLKQMMSSSKQACAKRQTVELLQGTKNSHLHTADRLLAEAELGAPESPVADKKAPGSERAAERAAAAQQNSERARLATQPSFVNMQAFDYEQKKLLATKAMLKKPVVTEVRTPTNTWSGLGFSKSMPAETIKELRRANHVSYKPSMTTTYEGSSMSLSRSSSREHLGNGSESDNWRDRNGLGPTAHDFVSSIGSPKRKQNKSAEHYLSSSNYMDCISSLTGSNGCNLNSLFKGSDLPELFSKLGLGKYTDVFQQQEIDLQTFLTLTDQDLKELGITTFGARRKMLLAISELNKNRRKLFDPSNIRASFLEGGASGRLPRQYHSDIASVSGRW; translated from the exons GAGCTGCTTCCATTGGTACTCATGTTTGAATTGCCTATTGCTGGAATTCTCCAACCCATCCCAGATCCTAATTCTCCAACCATTCAGCACGTTTGTCAGACATATAACATTTCAGTTTCCTTCAAACAACGCTCTCGAATGTATGGTGCTACAGTCATTGTCAGAGGGTCACAAAACAACACCAGTGCTGTGAAG gAGGGAACAGCCATGCTCTTGGAACACCTGGCTGGGAGCCTGGCCTCTGCAATCCCTGTGAGCACACAGCTGGACATCGCAGCACAGCATCATCTCTTTATGATGGGCCGAAACGGCAGCAACATCAAACATATCATGCAGAGGACTGGTGCTCAGATCCACTTCCCTGACCCTAGTAACCCACAGAAAAAATCCACTGTCTACCTCCAGGGCACAATTGAGTCTGTCTGTCTTGCCAGGCAATATCTCATG GGTTGCCTTCCCCTTGTGCTCATGTTTGATATGAAGGAAGAAATTGAAGTAGAACCACAGTTTATAACACAGCTAATGGAGCAGTTAGATGTCTTCATAAGCATTAAGCCTAAGCCAAAACAACCAAGCAAG TCTGTGATTGTAAAAAGTGTTGAACGAAATGCCTTAAATATGTACGAGGCACGGAAATGTCTCCTGGGACTTGAAAGTAGCGGAGTCACCGTAGTATCAAATCCCTCTACTGTCTCATGCCCTGTTGGTCTGTCTTGTCCTGGTTTGGATATTTTGTCCTCAGCAGGACTAGGACTCACTGGGCTTG GTCTTTTAGGTCCAACAACCCTGTCAATCAACACCTCAACTACTCCAAACTCTCTGTTGAATGCCCTTAATAGCTCTGTGAGCCCTTTGCAGAGTCCAAGTTCAGGCACGCCCAGTCCCACACTGTGGGCAACATCTCTGGCTAACACAAACACCACAG GTTTTTCTGCTATTCCACACCTAATGATACCATCTACTGCCCAAGCAACCTTAACTAGTATTCTGCTGTCTGGAGTGCCTAATTATGGTCAAAACACTCCATCTCCACCACCAGGCTTGACTCCTGTTGAAGTCCACGTTAATGGCATGCAATCAGAAAGTAAAAAAGGTTCACCTTCTTTAAATGGCCACGTAAAG GCCTCAGGTATCAAGTATGCTGCACTGTCTGCCACATCGCTGGGAGAAAACGTGTTGAGCACAAACCACAGTGATGGAGTAAGGCAAACAAGTGCTCATGGTGCCTCAGAACAAGTAGCTGCCAAGGCAAATAGTGAAGAAG GTTGCAATGATGCTTTTGTGGAAGTGGGCATGCCTCGGAGTCCGTCGCACTCGGCGAACACCAGTGACCTGAAGCAGATGATGAGCTCTTCCAAGCAGGCCTGTGCCAAGAGACAAACAGTGGAATTACTGCAAGGCACCAAAAACTCCCACTTACA CACGGCGGACAGGCTGCTGGCCGAGGCCGAGCTGGGGGCCCCCGAGAGCCCCGTGGCGGACAAGAAGGCCCCGGGCAGCGAGCGGGCGGCCGAGCGAGCGGCTGCTGCCCAGCAGAACTCGGAGAGAGCACGGCTGGCTACGCAGCCCTCCTTTGTAAATATGCAG GCATTTGACTATGAACAGAAGAAACTACTAGCAACCAAAG CTATGTTAAAGAAGCCAGTTGTAACAGAAGTGAGAACTCCAACAAACacatggagtggtttggggttCTCTAAATCAATGCCTGCAGAAACTATCAAGGAACTAAGGAGAGCGAATCATGTATCATACAAGCCTTCCATGACAACGACATATGAG GGTTCATCCATGTCTCTCTCCCGGTCCAGCAGTCGGGAGCACCTGGGAAATGGCAGTGAATCTGATAACTGGAGAGACCGGAATGGGCTTGGACCCACTGCTCACGACTTTGTCTCCTCAATTGGCAGCCCCAAAcggaaacaaaacaaatcag CTGAACACTATCTCAGTAGCAGTAACTACATGGACTGCATTTCCTCGCTGACAGGAAGCAATGGCTGTAACCTCAACAGTTTGTTTAAGGGATCTGATCTGCCTGAGCTCTTCAGCAAGCTTGGTTTGGGCAAATACACAGATGTGTTCCAGCAGCAAGAG ATTGATCTGCAGACATTCCTCACTCTTACTGATCAAGATTTGAAAGAGTTGGGAATTACCACTTTTGGTGCCAGAAGAAAAATGCTGCTTGCAATCTCAG AACTGAACAAAAACCGAAGAAAGCTCTTTGACCCATCGAACATCCGTGCCTCGTTCCTGGAAGGCGGAGCCAGCGGGCGGCTGCCGCGCCAGTATCACTCGGACATTGCCAGTGTCAGCGGGCGCTGGTAG